The Athene noctua chromosome 15, bAthNoc1.hap1.1, whole genome shotgun sequence genome contains a region encoding:
- the C1QTNF8 gene encoding LOW QUALITY PROTEIN: complement C1q tumor necrosis factor-related protein 8 (The sequence of the model RefSeq protein was modified relative to this genomic sequence to represent the inferred CDS: deleted 2 bases in 1 codon): VFISIIVRGTATRQTGCKSRGNYSRTKAPELSTKEVQCPDKLGPNDASFPAVGDARSSGAVRILRLERRQKLAPLKMSAVFLLLLVCTADVGAVLEKALPRREPRRLSCVRCCGPSEQPTSIISSRYTRMSSDPAYSVPKVQPNIDITILKGEKGEMGEKGYPGAVGKEGERGLRGLNGRKGQKGQPGPQGHSCKQLYAAFSVGRRKTLHSSDYFQHVTFDTEFVNLYKHFNMFSGKFFCYVAGIYYFSLNVHTWNFKETYLHLMKNEKEVAILYAQPSDRSIMQSQSLMLDLQEGEEVWVRMFKRERENAIYSEESDVYIIFNGHLIKPAIE, translated from the exons GTCTTCATTTCCATCATTGTGAGAGGCACC GCAACCCGACAGACTGGCTGCAAGTCCCGAGGAAACTATAGCAGGACAAAAGCACCGGAACTCAGCACGA AGGAAGTCCAGTGTCCAGACAAACTCGGCCCTAATGATGCTTCATTTCCTGCTGTTGGCGATGCAAGGAGCTCTGGAGCAGTAAGGATTTTGAGGCttgaaagaagacaaaag CTGGCTCCGCTGAAGATGAGCGCGGTGTTTCTCCTGCTTTTGGTGTGCACTGCGGATGTCGGTGCTGTGCTGGAAAAGGCTCTGCCGAGACGGGAACCGCGGCGCCTCTCGTGCGTGCGATGCTGTGGGCCTTCGGAGCAGCCCACCTCCATCATCTCCTCACGATACACAAGGATGAGCAGCGACCCTGCCTATTCGGTACCCAAAGTCCAGCCCAATATAGACATCACCATCCTCAAAG GTGAGAAGGGTGAAATGGGAGAGAAAGGGTACCCTGGAGCAgttgggaaggaaggagaaagagggcTACGTGGCCTTAATGGACGGAAGGGACAGAAGGGCCAGCCTGGCCCACAAGGCCATTCCTGCAAGCAGCTCTATGCTGCTTTCTCAGTGGGTCGGAGAAAAACACTTCATAGCTCAGACTACTTCCAGCACGTCACTTTTGACACTGAGTTTGTGAACCTCTACAAGCACTTCAACATGTTCTCGGGGAAGTTCTTCTGCTACGTGGCAGGAATCTACTACTTCAGCCTCAACGTCCACACCTGGAACTTCAAGGAGACCTACCTGCACTTGATGAAGAACGAGAAGGAGGTGGCCATCCTCTACGCCCAGCCCAGCGATCGGAGCATCATGCAGAGCCAGAGCCTCATGCTGGACCtgcaggaaggagaggaggtCTGGGTGAGGATGTTCAAGCGGGAGCGAGAAAATGCCATCTACAGCGAGGAGTCTGATGTTTACATCATCTTCAATGGCCATTTAATCAAGCCAGCCATAGAGTAG